One Pseudomonas rhizophila DNA window includes the following coding sequences:
- a CDS encoding DUF2780 domain-containing protein, producing the protein MKVSRGFALSCLLALASSPAFAQFSLSDAANAVAAMQGDQPGEGAVAAAPQAAGLLNTLGSELKITPEQAIGGAGAMLGLAKNRLSEPQFSELSKSVPGLDQIAGNNAIGGLNGLGGLGGLLGGGSDKNALLDGLLGNVKDTHDLNNAFSALGMDSGMIGQFAPVILEYLGQQGVASSLLQNLGGIWGAGAGI; encoded by the coding sequence ATGAAGGTTTCACGAGGTTTTGCACTGTCTTGCCTGCTCGCGCTGGCAAGCAGCCCGGCCTTCGCGCAGTTCAGCCTCAGTGATGCGGCCAATGCGGTGGCGGCGATGCAGGGCGATCAGCCGGGGGAGGGCGCGGTGGCAGCTGCGCCGCAAGCCGCCGGGTTGCTCAATACCCTGGGCTCGGAGCTCAAGATCACCCCGGAACAGGCCATCGGCGGTGCTGGTGCGATGCTGGGGCTGGCGAAGAACCGACTCAGTGAGCCGCAGTTTTCCGAATTGAGCAAAAGCGTGCCGGGCCTCGATCAGATCGCTGGCAACAACGCTATCGGTGGGCTGAATGGCTTGGGTGGCCTGGGCGGTTTGCTCGGTGGCGGGTCGGACAAGAACGCCTTGCTCGACGGTCTGCTGGGTAACGTCAAGGACACCCACGACCTGAACAACGCCTTCAGCGCGCTGGGCATGGACAGCGGCATGATCGGCCAGTTTGCCCCGGTGATCCTTGAATACCTCGGCCAGCAGGGCGTGGCCAGTTCGCTGCTGCAGAACTTGGGTGGAATCTGGGGGGCAGGCGCGGGTATCTGA
- a CDS encoding cold-shock protein produces the protein MNDRIKGTVKWFNDAKGYGFITCGKGGEELFVHYSAIAGEGYKTLKQKQTVSFEIEKGDKGMQALRVTPE, from the coding sequence ATGAACGACCGAATCAAAGGAACCGTTAAATGGTTTAACGATGCAAAGGGCTATGGCTTCATTACCTGCGGCAAAGGAGGCGAGGAGTTGTTCGTTCATTACTCGGCAATAGCTGGCGAGGGTTATAAAACATTGAAACAGAAACAGACTGTTTCGTTTGAAATCGAGAAGGGTGATAAAGGCATGCAGGCTCTGAGAGTGACGCCGGAATAA
- the creC gene encoding two-component system sensor histidine kinase CreC → MSLGIRIFLVYVLFIGLTGYFVLNTVMEEIRPGVRQSTEETLVDTANLMAEILRDDFKAGTLNQNRWPQLLKAYGERQPAASIWGLPKNQVNHRIYVTDAKGIVVLDSSGVAVGQDYSRWNDVYLTLRGQYGARSTRSVADDPTSSVMHVGAPIRDNGRIIGVVTVAKPNSSLQPYVDRTERRLLAYGAGLIGLGLLLGALLSWWLSAALRRLTVYAEAVSQGQRVEVPHYRGGEFEQLAGAVEHMRTQLEGKAYVERYVHTLTHELKSPLAAIRGAAELLQSDMPTAQRLRFVSNIDNESVRMQQLIERLLNLAQVEQRQGLEEEVAVPLAALMDELLEARSGWIESRHLQIERHIAVDLTLTGEPFLLRQALGNLLANALDFTPVNGLLRMSAERVGNRVEIRLFNQAEPIPAYALPRLSERFYSLPRPDSGRKSTGLGLNFVEEVVQLHAGEFSIGNVEGGVEVVLRLP, encoded by the coding sequence ATGTCGCTGGGCATCCGGATTTTCCTGGTGTATGTGCTGTTCATTGGTTTGACCGGGTATTTCGTCCTCAACACAGTGATGGAAGAAATACGCCCCGGCGTGCGCCAGTCCACCGAAGAAACCCTGGTGGACACCGCTAACCTGATGGCCGAGATCCTGCGGGACGATTTCAAGGCCGGCACCCTCAACCAGAACCGCTGGCCGCAACTGCTCAAGGCTTACGGTGAGCGCCAGCCTGCAGCATCGATCTGGGGGTTGCCAAAGAACCAGGTCAACCATCGCATCTACGTCACGGACGCCAAGGGGATTGTGGTGCTCGACTCCAGCGGTGTGGCGGTGGGCCAGGATTATTCGCGCTGGAACGATGTCTACCTGACCCTGCGCGGGCAATACGGCGCACGCTCGACCCGCAGCGTTGCCGATGATCCGACGTCTTCGGTGATGCACGTTGGCGCGCCGATTCGCGACAACGGCCGGATTATCGGCGTGGTCACCGTGGCCAAGCCCAACAGTTCGCTGCAACCCTATGTCGACCGCACCGAGCGGCGCCTGTTGGCTTACGGCGCCGGGTTGATCGGCCTGGGGCTGCTGTTGGGCGCCTTGTTGTCGTGGTGGCTGAGCGCGGCGCTACGGCGTTTGACTGTTTATGCCGAGGCCGTCAGCCAAGGGCAACGGGTAGAGGTGCCGCATTATCGCGGTGGCGAGTTCGAGCAACTGGCCGGTGCGGTGGAACACATGCGCACCCAACTGGAAGGCAAGGCTTACGTCGAGCGCTACGTGCACACCCTGACTCACGAACTCAAGAGCCCGCTGGCGGCAATCCGTGGTGCCGCCGAGTTGCTGCAGAGCGACATGCCGACGGCCCAGCGTCTGCGTTTCGTCAGCAACATCGACAACGAAAGCGTGCGCATGCAGCAGTTGATCGAGCGTTTGCTCAACCTGGCCCAGGTCGAGCAGCGACAGGGACTGGAAGAAGAGGTTGCCGTGCCGCTGGCGGCATTGATGGACGAACTGCTGGAGGCCCGCAGTGGCTGGATCGAAAGCCGGCATTTGCAGATCGAGCGGCACATTGCCGTGGACCTGACATTGACGGGGGAGCCGTTTCTGTTGCGTCAGGCCCTGGGCAATCTGCTGGCAAACGCCCTGGACTTCACGCCCGTCAACGGGTTGTTGCGCATGAGTGCCGAGCGTGTCGGCAACCGCGTCGAGATCCGGCTGTTCAATCAGGCCGAACCGATTCCCGCCTACGCCCTGCCGCGTCTGAGTGAACGCTTCTACTCCCTGCCGCGCCCTGACAGCGGTCGCAAGAGCACCGGGTTGGGCCTCAACTTTGTGGAGGAAGTGGTGCAGTTGCATGCCGGGGAGTTCAGTATTGGCAATGTCGAGGGTGGGGTTGAGGTGGTTTTGCGGTTGCCTTGA
- the creB gene encoding two-component system response regulator CreB, translated as MPHILIVEDEAAIADTLVFALQGEGFGTTWLNLGAAALEHQKYTPADLIILDVGLPDISGFETCKNLRRFSDVPVIFLTARDAEIDRVVGLEIGADDYVVKPFSPREVAARVRAILKRVAPRPPTDLGAGLFQVDTERVQIHYRGRPLNLTRHEFRLLNCLLEQPERVFSREQLLDALGVASDAGYERSIDSHIKSVRAKLRLVRAEAEPIQTHRGLGYSYSPGHS; from the coding sequence ATGCCTCACATTCTGATTGTCGAAGACGAAGCCGCCATTGCCGATACGCTGGTGTTTGCCCTGCAAGGGGAGGGTTTCGGCACCACCTGGCTGAACCTTGGCGCGGCTGCGCTTGAGCATCAGAAATACACCCCGGCGGACCTGATCATCCTCGACGTGGGCCTGCCGGATATCAGCGGATTCGAGACGTGCAAAAATCTCAGACGTTTCAGCGACGTTCCGGTCATCTTTCTTACAGCCCGGGATGCTGAGATCGACCGGGTAGTGGGGCTGGAGATCGGGGCCGACGATTATGTGGTCAAACCGTTCAGCCCTCGGGAAGTGGCGGCGAGGGTCCGCGCCATCCTCAAGCGCGTCGCGCCGCGACCGCCCACGGATCTGGGCGCCGGGCTATTTCAGGTCGACACAGAGCGGGTGCAGATCCACTATCGTGGCCGACCGCTGAACCTCACCCGTCACGAATTCCGCCTGTTGAACTGTCTGCTGGAGCAACCCGAGCGTGTGTTCAGCCGCGAACAACTGCTCGACGCCCTGGGTGTGGCCAGTGATGCCGGCTACGAGCGCAGCATCGACAGCCACATCAAGAGCGTGCGCGCCAAATTGCGTCTGGTCAGGGCCGAGGCTGAACCGATCCAGACTCACCGTGGCCTCGGCTACAGCTACAGCCCGGGACATAGCTGA
- a CDS encoding acyltransferase, which translates to MRRLLTGCFVTLLLLLNTLVLFGPLMVFALLKLVLPGRLRDYASWAVMWIAETWAEIDKLIFALCIPTRWDIRGGGDLRRDTSYLVISNHQSWVDIPALIQALNRRTPFFKFFLKKELIWVPFLGLAWWALDYPFMKRYTKAFLAKNPELAGKDLEITRQACELFKRQPVTVVNYLEGTRFTAAKSQQQQSPFTHLLKPKAGGVAFVLAALGEQLDAVLDVTVVYPQERTPGFWDLISGAVPKVIIDIQTRELDPALWQGDYENDPVFRQHVQNWVNQLWIEKDQRIAALRSERD; encoded by the coding sequence ATGCGCCGCCTGCTCACCGGCTGTTTTGTCACCCTTCTGCTGTTACTCAACACCCTGGTGCTGTTCGGGCCGTTGATGGTGTTCGCGCTGCTCAAACTGGTCCTGCCCGGGCGTCTTCGTGATTACGCCTCGTGGGCGGTGATGTGGATCGCCGAAACCTGGGCCGAAATCGACAAACTGATCTTTGCCCTGTGCATCCCCACCCGCTGGGACATACGCGGCGGTGGCGACTTGCGCCGCGACACCTCTTATCTGGTCATCAGCAATCACCAGTCCTGGGTCGACATCCCCGCGCTGATCCAGGCCCTCAACCGGCGTACGCCGTTCTTCAAGTTTTTCCTCAAGAAAGAGTTGATCTGGGTACCGTTCCTGGGCCTGGCCTGGTGGGCGCTGGATTACCCTTTCATGAAACGCTACACCAAGGCCTTCCTGGCAAAAAATCCGGAGCTGGCAGGCAAAGACTTGGAAATCACCCGTCAGGCCTGCGAGCTGTTCAAGCGCCAACCGGTCACCGTGGTGAATTACCTCGAAGGCACACGCTTCACCGCCGCCAAGAGCCAACAGCAACAGTCTCCCTTCACCCACCTGCTCAAACCCAAGGCCGGTGGCGTGGCATTCGTGCTGGCGGCGCTGGGCGAGCAACTGGACGCGGTGCTGGACGTGACGGTGGTGTACCCCCAGGAACGGACGCCGGGGTTCTGGGATTTAATCAGCGGTGCGGTGCCGAAGGTCATTATCGACATCCAGACCCGCGAGCTGGACCCGGCGCTGTGGCAGGGCGATTACGAAAACGATCCGGTGTTTCGCCAGCATGTCCAGAACTGGGTGAACCAGCTCTGGATCGAAAAAGATCAGCGCATCGCCGCCTTGCGCAGCGAGCGCGACTGA
- a CDS encoding ATP-dependent zinc protease: MKSLLALLSLVALPVLAAEPTLYGRYEYIALPEIGGEVLKAKMDTGALTASLSAKDIETFTRDGEDWVRFRLATKGASNKLFEHKVARISKIKTRSEEDEDDESAAPSKRPVVELEMCLGDVKRTVEVNLTDRSSFNYPLLIGAKALREFDAAVNPARRFTADKPDC, translated from the coding sequence GTGAAATCCCTTCTCGCTCTGCTTTCCCTGGTGGCCCTTCCAGTGCTGGCCGCCGAACCGACCCTGTACGGGCGCTACGAATACATCGCGCTGCCGGAAATCGGCGGTGAGGTGCTCAAGGCCAAGATGGACACCGGCGCCCTGACGGCCTCGCTGTCGGCCAAGGACATCGAAACCTTTACCCGCGACGGCGAGGACTGGGTACGGTTCCGCCTGGCGACCAAAGGCGCGAGCAACAAGCTCTTTGAGCACAAGGTCGCACGCATCAGCAAGATCAAGACCCGCTCGGAGGAAGATGAAGACGACGAATCGGCTGCCCCCAGCAAACGTCCGGTGGTGGAGCTTGAAATGTGCCTGGGTGATGTCAAGCGGACCGTTGAGGTCAACCTGACGGACCGCAGCAGCTTCAACTACCCGCTGCTGATCGGCGCCAAGGCCCTGCGCGAGTTTGATGCGGCGGTGAACCCGGCCCGACGTTTTACCGCTGACAAGCCCGACTGCTGA